In a genomic window of Chloroflexota bacterium:
- a CDS encoding ABC transporter ATP-binding protein, which translates to MSSLRRILVYIAPYRRDAILAMLLMFGVVLEDLAIPRLTQTVIDQGIARRDMNTILLFSLVMLGVALLSAVFAVANTVLSVRVGQNMAADLRSAIVRKVQTFSFGNLDRLQTGQLLVRATSDVTQVQMMTMMGLRMLTRAPLWMLGSILMLALNTPRLVPLLAVLMVFVLILVSSLISKARPMFQQVQERLDDLNQVLQENLAGVRVVKAFVREEHESVRFDSANVSLMDTSIRVMQTLAFLFPTMNLIINFGIAGVLWFGGRGVAVGSFTVGEIVATFNYLMASMFPMLMLGGLIGPLSAAEASARRILEVLDSEPEVRDAPTVPAPVALTGQVTFEDVCFSYDSEECGEAVLRDICLTAQPGEIIAILGATGSGKSSLIHLIPRFYDVKTGRVTVDGMDTRDLPLKALRGQVGIAMQETVLFTGTIRDNIRYGRPDASDEEVIAAAKVAQAHDFIMSLPQGYDTMVGQRGVNLSGGQKQRIAIARALLVRPRVLILDDSTSSVDVETESKIEAALAALRQEAATNGQQPFTTFIVAQRISTVLNADKIVVLDRGRIAAVGRHAELLASSPIYREIYESQLGDGPLGGPNTRSVTQEGRR; encoded by the coding sequence ATGAGTTCTTTGAGACGGATTTTGGTTTATATTGCCCCATATCGGCGCGATGCGATTCTGGCCATGCTCCTGATGTTTGGCGTGGTCCTGGAGGATTTGGCTATCCCTCGCCTGACGCAGACTGTGATTGACCAGGGCATCGCCAGGAGAGATATGAACACCATCTTGCTGTTCTCACTGGTGATGCTGGGGGTAGCACTGCTCAGCGCGGTGTTCGCCGTCGCCAACACTGTCCTCTCGGTGCGAGTGGGGCAGAACATGGCTGCCGATCTGCGCAGCGCGATCGTGCGCAAGGTACAGACCTTCTCTTTCGGCAACCTCGACCGGCTGCAAACCGGGCAACTGCTGGTGCGCGCCACCAGCGACGTGACGCAGGTACAAATGATGACGATGATGGGACTGCGTATGTTGACCCGAGCGCCCCTGTGGATGTTAGGTAGCATCCTGATGCTGGCGCTCAACACCCCGCGCCTCGTACCGTTGTTAGCGGTGCTTATGGTCTTTGTGCTGATATTGGTCTCGTCCCTGATCAGCAAAGCCCGCCCGATGTTTCAGCAAGTCCAGGAGCGGCTGGATGATCTCAACCAAGTGTTACAAGAGAACCTGGCCGGAGTGCGAGTGGTCAAAGCCTTCGTGCGCGAGGAGCACGAGAGCGTGCGTTTCGACAGCGCCAACGTGTCCTTGATGGACACCAGCATCCGGGTGATGCAGACCCTGGCCTTCTTGTTCCCGACGATGAACCTGATCATCAACTTCGGCATCGCCGGGGTCCTATGGTTTGGGGGCCGGGGCGTGGCTGTGGGGTCCTTCACGGTGGGCGAGATCGTAGCCACGTTCAATTATCTGATGGCCAGTATGTTCCCAATGCTGATGTTGGGCGGCTTGATCGGCCCGCTTTCAGCAGCCGAAGCCTCAGCGCGGCGCATCTTGGAGGTGTTAGATAGCGAACCAGAAGTGCGGGACGCGCCCACGGTCCCGGCACCAGTGGCTCTCACAGGACAGGTAACCTTCGAGGACGTGTGCTTCAGTTACGATAGCGAGGAATGTGGGGAGGCAGTACTGCGCGACATCTGCCTGACAGCCCAGCCCGGCGAGATCATCGCCATCCTGGGGGCGACTGGTTCGGGCAAGTCCAGCCTGATTCATCTGATTCCCCGCTTCTACGATGTCAAGACCGGGCGGGTGACGGTGGATGGTATGGACACCCGCGACCTGCCCCTGAAGGCGCTGCGTGGACAGGTGGGCATTGCCATGCAAGAGACAGTGCTGTTCACGGGGACTATCCGCGACAACATCCGCTATGGGCGCCCGGATGCCAGTGATGAGGAAGTTATCGCCGCAGCCAAGGTGGCGCAGGCGCACGACTTCATCATGAGTCTCCCCCAGGGCTACGACACGATGGTGGGACAGCGTGGGGTGAACCTCTCCGGCGGGCAGAAGCAGCGCATTGCCATCGCCCGCGCGTTGCTCGTGCGTCCCAGAGTGCTGATCCTGGATGACAGCACCAGTTCGGTGGATGTAGAAACGGAGAGCAAGATCGAGGCAGCGCTGGCGGCATTGCGACAGGAAGCGGCAACGAACGGACAGCAGCCGTTCACCACTTTCATCGTGGCGCAGCGCATCAGCACGGTGCTCAACGCCGATAAGATCGTGGTGCTGGATAGGGGGCGCATCGCGGCGGTGGGGCGGCATGCGGAGTTGCTGGCCAGTAGCCCGATCTACCGCGAGATCTACGAGTCACAATTAGGTGACGGACCCCTGGGTGGCCCGAACACCCGGAGCGTGACGCAGGAGGGCCGACGATGA
- a CDS encoding MarR family transcriptional regulator, with amino-acid sequence MTESTEAEGLGHLLWRIIKLHRIHAHTVLDQLGLYRGQHFVLAALWEQEGLTQSELAERTMVRPATMTASLQRMEAAGLIERRPDPHDQRVMRVYLTEAGRALKESVNAAWRALEERTFEGFTPQEQEQLRCFMLHIIANLERETENIDVRKI; translated from the coding sequence ATGACTGAGAGTACAGAGGCCGAGGGCCTGGGACATCTCCTGTGGCGGATCATCAAGTTGCACCGCATACACGCCCACACCGTGCTGGATCAACTGGGCCTGTACCGCGGGCAGCACTTTGTGCTGGCAGCGTTATGGGAGCAAGAAGGGCTGACGCAATCCGAACTGGCGGAGCGCACAATGGTCCGGCCCGCCACGATGACCGCCTCGCTGCAGCGGATGGAAGCGGCGGGTCTGATCGAGCGGCGGCCCGATCCGCACGACCAGCGGGTGATGCGGGTGTACCTGACAGAGGCCGGGCGCGCCCTGAAGGAATCGGTCAATGCGGCGTGGCGCGCCCTCGAAGAGCGCACCTTTGAGGGCTTCACACCGCAGGAGCAGGAGCAACTGCGGTGTTTCATGCTGCACATCATCGCCAATCTGGAGCGCGAGACTGAAAACATAGACGTGAGGAAGATATGA
- a CDS encoding GNAT family N-acetyltransferase: MEEVRISEVTAENVEDLCRVCIPPERIADPAFTKGREEKRKWAQEMLRMWGGCAKLAYVGSTPVGLIQYKPVPKERVVYIHCIFVHEKEHWRKGIGKRLLANLIEDMRRPRAWFDGQPALALVTKTFPGELPDQYPARQFFKGKGFQQVGEDPDYLYYPLEEGFVYPPGQEEEACYIPQGEDRGKAVIIYGPSFCPFAYVFLVKAAQVVKEIIPGIPVRWISRSGEPGEVEKRGGFEGCVVNARPIKSFVLDREAFQREVVEAWQMS; the protein is encoded by the coding sequence ATGGAAGAGGTCAGAATAAGCGAGGTGACTGCCGAGAACGTAGAGGACCTGTGTCGAGTGTGCATCCCACCGGAGAGGATAGCCGACCCCGCTTTCACAAAGGGGAGGGAGGAGAAGCGCAAATGGGCGCAGGAGATGCTGCGGATGTGGGGAGGGTGCGCCAAGTTGGCCTACGTGGGCTCCACCCCGGTGGGTCTCATCCAGTATAAACCCGTGCCCAAGGAACGGGTCGTGTACATCCATTGCATCTTCGTTCATGAGAAGGAGCACTGGCGAAAAGGGATTGGGAAACGGTTGTTAGCCAATCTGATAGAGGATATGAGGCGACCCAGGGCCTGGTTCGACGGCCAGCCAGCCTTGGCCCTGGTGACGAAGACCTTCCCCGGGGAACTGCCCGACCAATATCCCGCACGCCAGTTTTTCAAGGGCAAGGGCTTCCAGCAAGTGGGTGAGGATCCTGACTACCTGTATTATCCCCTGGAAGAGGGCTTTGTCTATCCGCCCGGTCAGGAGGAAGAGGCCTGCTATATTCCCCAGGGTGAGGACCGGGGCAAAGCCGTGATTATCTACGGACCCTCGTTCTGCCCCTTCGCCTATGTCTTCCTGGTGAAGGCGGCGCAGGTGGTCAAAGAGATCATCCCGGGGATTCCGGTGCGGTGGATAAGCAGATCCGGAGAACCAGGGGAGGTCGAGAAACGGGGCGGTTTTGAAGGCTGCGTGGTGAATGCCAGGCCTATCAAGTCTTTCGTCCTGGACCGAGAAGCCTTCCAGAGAGAAGTTGTCGAAGCGTGGCAGATGTCATAA
- a CDS encoding radical SAM protein, giving the protein MIIREIHCKSILTKSGIEGVDYALNPYVGCAHGCVYCYASFMKRFTGHKEEWGTFVDVRVNAPEVLAKQMRRAKRGNIAIGTVTDPYQPLEKKYEITRACLEVLTAYDFPISILTKSALVLRDLDLLRRLQDVEVGFTITTPDDGVRRLFEPRSSPVPARLEALSELAKAGIKTWAFYGPVLPLLSDTEEQMDVLFGELAKAGVSYVYVDSMKLSGGIWGRVRRVLENHYPDLVEGYHHIAANRWPYHEALIARAQRLAGKYGIAVSG; this is encoded by the coding sequence ATGATTATCAGAGAAATACACTGCAAATCTATCCTCACCAAGTCGGGCATTGAGGGCGTGGACTACGCCCTCAACCCTTATGTGGGCTGTGCGCACGGCTGCGTTTACTGTTACGCCAGTTTTATGAAGCGCTTCACTGGCCACAAGGAAGAGTGGGGCACCTTCGTGGACGTACGGGTCAACGCGCCAGAGGTGCTGGCCAAGCAGATGCGCCGGGCGAAACGGGGCAACATCGCCATTGGCACGGTAACCGACCCATATCAGCCCCTCGAGAAGAAGTACGAGATCACCCGCGCCTGCCTGGAAGTGCTCACCGCATACGATTTCCCCATCTCCATCCTCACCAAGTCGGCACTTGTATTGCGCGACCTCGACCTGCTCCGTCGCCTCCAGGACGTAGAGGTGGGTTTCACTATCACTACTCCGGATGACGGGGTGCGGCGGCTGTTCGAGCCTCGCTCCTCGCCCGTCCCGGCACGCCTGGAAGCCCTGAGCGAATTGGCGAAGGCGGGGATCAAGACCTGGGCGTTCTACGGCCCGGTCCTGCCCCTGCTTTCGGATACGGAAGAGCAGATGGACGTCCTGTTTGGGGAACTGGCCAAGGCGGGCGTCTCTTACGTGTATGTGGACAGCATGAAACTCAGCGGCGGGATCTGGGGGAGGGTCAGAAGAGTGCTGGAGAACCATTACCCAGACCTGGTGGAAGGATACCACCATATCGCCGCCAACCGCTGGCCCTATCACGAGGCACTGATAGCCAGGGCACAAAGGCTGGCCGGGAAATACGGTATTGCAGTGAGCGGATGA
- a CDS encoding type II toxin-antitoxin system VapC family toxin — MPRSPVCVDASIVVALVTAETQSERALTLWAEWMQGGIRVIAPTLLQCEATSALRRKVMRGTMSLPDARRALEVALSLAIELLDPPGLSLRALDLAVRLNRPAAYDAYYLALAEMMGAEFWTADEKLYNAVRDEFPHIHWVGTADQAKP; from the coding sequence ATGCCGAGATCACCGGTCTGCGTTGACGCCAGCATCGTTGTTGCCTTGGTCACTGCCGAAACTCAGAGCGAGCGGGCTCTAACTCTGTGGGCTGAGTGGATGCAAGGAGGCATTCGGGTAATTGCCCCCACCTTGCTCCAATGCGAAGCCACATCAGCCTTGCGGCGCAAAGTAATGCGAGGCACGATGTCCTTGCCAGATGCTCGACGTGCCCTGGAGGTGGCTCTGTCCCTGGCGATTGAACTTCTTGATCCGCCTGGGCTTTCCCTTCGCGCCCTCGACCTGGCCGTTCGCTTGAACCGCCCCGCTGCCTACGACGCCTACTACTTGGCTCTGGCCGAGATGATGGGTGCCGAGTTCTGGACGGCCGACGAGAAACTTTACAATGCGGTCCGCGATGAATTCCCCCATATTCACTGGGTTGGGACCGCCGATCAGGCTAAACCATGA
- the der gene encoding ribosome biogenesis GTPase Der, with protein MSKPLVAIVGRPNVGKSTFFNRAIGQRLAIVEDVPGTTRDRLYGDTEWNGLTFTLIDTGGLVLGEADDLTAQVRAQAEVAIAEADAIIFITDVLDGLVPADHDIAGVLRRTRKPVILAANKADNAERRAHALEFYELGLGEVYPVSSLHGTGVAEVLDAVVAALPKVAEEEMPEGVRIAIVGRPNVGKSMLLNRILGQERAIVSEIPGTTRDALDTPLTWKGQPVVLVDTAGIRKRGAIDRGVERYSVLRALKAINRADVVLLLIDAIEGITAQDAHIAGYILEDYKSLVLVVNKWDAVKKEAHTMEEFTTRIREQLRFMPWVPILYVSALTGLRVSEVMDTALRVREQRFQRIPTGELNELVADAIARHAPPSKAGKRLAFYYATQPEVDPPTIVFFVNDARLVHFSYQRYLENRIRERWGFEGTPLVLRFRGREKRKRR; from the coding sequence GTGAGCAAGCCCCTTGTGGCCATCGTGGGGCGACCCAACGTTGGCAAATCCACTTTTTTCAACCGCGCCATCGGCCAACGCCTGGCCATCGTCGAGGATGTGCCGGGCACCACTCGAGACCGGCTGTACGGCGATACGGAGTGGAACGGCCTCACCTTCACCCTCATTGACACTGGCGGGTTGGTGCTCGGCGAGGCGGACGACCTGACCGCCCAGGTGCGCGCTCAGGCCGAGGTGGCCATCGCCGAGGCCGACGCCATTATCTTCATCACCGACGTACTGGACGGCCTGGTCCCCGCCGACCACGACATCGCCGGCGTGCTGCGTCGCACCCGCAAGCCCGTCATCCTGGCCGCCAACAAGGCCGACAACGCCGAGCGCCGCGCCCACGCCCTGGAGTTCTACGAACTGGGCCTGGGCGAAGTGTACCCTGTGTCCTCGCTGCACGGTACCGGCGTGGCCGAGGTGTTGGATGCAGTAGTGGCTGCGCTGCCCAAGGTAGCCGAGGAGGAGATGCCCGAGGGAGTGCGCATTGCCATTGTCGGGCGACCCAACGTGGGCAAATCCATGCTCCTCAACCGCATCCTGGGCCAGGAGCGGGCCATCGTCAGCGAGATCCCCGGCACCACCCGCGACGCCCTCGATACCCCCCTCACCTGGAAAGGCCAACCGGTGGTGTTGGTGGACACGGCGGGCATCCGCAAACGAGGGGCCATTGACCGCGGCGTGGAGCGCTACAGCGTGTTGCGGGCCTTGAAGGCCATCAACCGCGCTGATGTGGTGCTCCTGCTCATAGATGCCATCGAGGGCATCACCGCCCAAGACGCCCACATTGCCGGCTACATCCTGGAGGATTACAAGAGCCTGGTGTTGGTGGTGAACAAGTGGGATGCGGTCAAGAAAGAAGCCCACACGATGGAGGAATTCACCACCCGCATTCGCGAGCAACTCCGTTTTATGCCCTGGGTGCCTATTCTGTACGTGTCGGCGCTGACGGGTCTGCGGGTGAGCGAGGTGATGGATACGGCGCTGCGGGTGCGCGAACAACGCTTTCAGCGCATCCCGACGGGCGAACTCAACGAGTTGGTGGCCGATGCCATCGCCCGCCACGCCCCGCCCTCGAAGGCGGGCAAACGCCTGGCTTTCTATTATGCCACCCAGCCCGAGGTGGACCCGCCGACCATCGTTTTCTTCGTGAACGACGCGCGACTGGTGCACTTCTCCTACCAGCGCTACTTGGAGAACCGCATCCGCGAGCGATGGGGGTTCGAGGGCACGCCGCTGGTGTTGCGCTTCCGGGGACGTGAGAAGAGGAAGCGCAGGTAA
- a CDS encoding TIGR00159 family protein — translation MEQLLWIVAQFDIKAVVDILLVSIIFFVVLKLIEGTQAVQLARGAVVLIVLVVILSNFLDLPALRWLFRQAAGALMVGIIVVFQPELRRALERLGRAGGLVDLRVREATASRVIAHVARACRQLAEQRHGALIILERSTGLQDFAETGVEMDSEVSADLLTTIFFPNTSLHDGAVIIREDRIVAAACVLPLTSMELADKHLGTRHRAAIGITEQTDALAVVVSEETGIISLAKNGRMVRRLDEARLRRLLQEEYRPLPERAIPTWLPTLWKKEARSEVGRQQSELRG, via the coding sequence ATGGAACAATTACTGTGGATCGTCGCCCAATTCGATATCAAAGCGGTCGTTGACATCCTGCTGGTCTCGATCATTTTCTTCGTCGTCCTCAAACTCATCGAGGGCACCCAGGCAGTGCAGTTGGCGCGAGGGGCAGTGGTGCTCATCGTCTTGGTGGTGATCCTCTCCAATTTCCTCGACCTGCCTGCCTTGCGCTGGCTCTTCCGCCAGGCGGCGGGCGCACTGATGGTGGGCATCATCGTCGTCTTCCAGCCGGAATTGCGCCGGGCACTGGAACGGCTGGGGCGCGCGGGCGGGCTGGTGGACCTGCGCGTGCGCGAGGCCACCGCCAGCCGGGTCATCGCCCACGTGGCCCGGGCTTGCCGCCAACTGGCGGAGCAGCGCCACGGCGCGCTCATCATCCTGGAGCGCTCCACTGGCCTCCAGGATTTCGCCGAGACGGGCGTGGAGATGGACTCCGAGGTCTCTGCCGATCTGCTGACCACCATCTTTTTCCCCAACACCAGCCTCCACGATGGTGCGGTCATCATCCGCGAGGACCGCATCGTCGCCGCCGCCTGTGTGTTGCCGCTCACCAGCATGGAACTGGCCGACAAACACCTGGGCACACGGCACCGCGCCGCCATCGGCATCACCGAGCAAACCGATGCCCTGGCCGTGGTGGTCTCTGAAGAGACAGGCATCATCAGTCTGGCCAAAAACGGGCGTATGGTGCGCCGGCTGGACGAGGCCCGCCTGCGTCGCCTCCTGCAAGAGGAATACCGCCCACTGCCGGAGCGCGCCATTCCCACCTGGCTGCCGACTCTGTGGAAGAAAGAGGCGCGCTCTGAAGTTGGCCGGCAACAGAGCGAACTGCGAGGGTAG
- a CDS encoding type II toxin-antitoxin system HicB family antitoxin: MKEYQFPVIIEYDPEENVYLADCPLLQGCYTDGKTYEEALENIKDAIKLCIESRLAVGDPVPTPELVRVAV; the protein is encoded by the coding sequence ATGAAAGAATATCAATTTCCTGTGATTATCGAATATGACCCTGAAGAGAACGTCTACTTGGCCGATTGTCCCCTTTTACAAGGATGTTACACAGACGGCAAGACCTACGAAGAAGCGTTAGAAAACATTAAGGACGCCATAAAATTGTGCATCGAATCGCGTTTGGCCGTCGGTGATCCGGTTCCCACCCCAGAATTGGTCAGGGTCGCCGTATAA
- a CDS encoding type II toxin-antitoxin system HicA family toxin, whose protein sequence is MPDKLPSVQARQVIKVLEALGFQRIKQSGSHATYRHPNGRWTIVSIHPSKTIPKGTLRKILRDAGLTPEEFVDLL, encoded by the coding sequence ATGCCCGATAAACTCCCATCGGTCCAAGCGCGGCAAGTGATTAAGGTCCTAGAGGCCCTTGGTTTCCAGCGAATCAAACAATCAGGCAGCCATGCCACTTATCGCCATCCCAACGGACGTTGGACCATTGTTTCGATCCACCCAAGCAAAACCATTCCCAAAGGCACATTGCGCAAAATTCTCCGCGATGCCGGCTTGACCCCAGAAGAATTCGTTGATTTACTCTAG
- the argF gene encoding ornithine carbamoyltransferase, whose translation MKKDLISLADLSSSEIWDILNLAQELKEEWAAGGNIPRLVGKSLGMIFQKPSLRTRVSFEMAMKHLGGHALYLSPDEIQLGKRESVADVARVLSRYVDGIMARVFAHSDLEELARYSRVPVINGLSDYSHPCQALSDLFTILEKKGRLTGLKLAWVGDGNNVLHSLLFGCSKVGMDIVAATPEGYEPDGRVVEMAFAFARENSSTVELTHDPVAAVKGADVIYTDTWVSMGQEAEQKKRLEVFPPYQVNAALVSRARPDVIVMHCLPAHRGQEITDGVADGPHSVIFDQAENRMHVQKAILAILLGGG comes from the coding sequence ATGAAGAAGGACCTCATTTCCCTCGCTGATCTTTCCAGTTCCGAGATCTGGGACATCCTCAATTTGGCGCAAGAACTCAAGGAGGAATGGGCCGCCGGCGGCAATATCCCACGGCTGGTGGGCAAGTCGCTGGGCATGATCTTCCAGAAACCTTCGCTGCGCACCCGCGTCTCCTTCGAGATGGCGATGAAGCATCTGGGTGGCCACGCTCTCTATCTCTCGCCTGACGAGATCCAACTGGGCAAGCGCGAAAGCGTCGCCGACGTGGCCCGCGTCCTCAGCCGCTATGTGGATGGCATTATGGCCCGCGTCTTCGCCCACTCCGACCTGGAGGAACTGGCCCGCTATTCCCGTGTGCCGGTCATCAACGGTCTTTCCGACTACAGCCATCCCTGTCAGGCCCTATCCGACCTCTTCACCATCCTCGAGAAGAAAGGGCGGCTGACGGGGTTGAAATTAGCCTGGGTGGGCGATGGAAACAACGTCTTGCACTCGCTCCTGTTTGGCTGCAGCAAAGTGGGGATGGACATTGTGGCCGCTACACCGGAGGGCTATGAGCCCGACGGGCGGGTGGTGGAGATGGCGTTCGCCTTCGCTCGGGAGAATTCAAGCACTGTGGAGTTGACCCATGACCCGGTGGCGGCAGTGAAGGGGGCCGATGTGATCTACACCGACACCTGGGTGAGCATGGGCCAGGAAGCCGAACAGAAGAAGCGACTGGAGGTTTTCCCGCCCTACCAGGTGAACGCTGCCTTGGTCTCCAGGGCCAGGCCCGACGTCATCGTGATGCACTGCCTGCCCGCGCATCGGGGCCAGGAGATCACCGATGGGGTGGCCGATGGGCCTCACTCGGTCATCTTCGACCAGGCCGAGAACCGGATGCACGTGCAGAAAGCCATCCTGGCCATCTTGCTGGGTGGGGGGTGA
- a CDS encoding HD domain-containing protein: protein MSKLSTNAVNKVKAKEVAAPQVKLVTLDDVRRDPQVIAYLKRGAEQMALLGFTEHGERHASLVASIARNILLRLGYPERQAQLAEIAGYLHDIGNVVHRENHAHSGAFIAQEVLRRLGMDYEEVSYIIAAIGNHEEERGDPVSPISAAVIIADKADVHRSRVQNPDPLSFDIHDRVNYSAKRSFVRVDAEKRTIAFEVDIDTSLSQVMEYFEIFMTRMLIARRAVRFLGCKFQLRINDIDLFS, encoded by the coding sequence ATGAGCAAACTCTCGACCAACGCAGTGAATAAAGTCAAAGCGAAAGAGGTGGCAGCACCGCAGGTCAAACTGGTCACCCTGGATGACGTGCGCCGCGACCCGCAAGTGATCGCCTACCTCAAGCGCGGCGCCGAGCAGATGGCACTCCTGGGCTTCACCGAGCACGGCGAGCGCCACGCCAGCCTGGTGGCCAGTATCGCCCGCAACATCCTCCTCCGCCTGGGCTACCCCGAGCGCCAGGCCCAACTGGCCGAGATCGCTGGCTACCTGCACGACATCGGCAACGTCGTCCACCGCGAGAACCACGCCCACTCTGGCGCCTTCATCGCTCAGGAGGTGCTCAGACGCCTGGGTATGGACTACGAGGAAGTGAGTTACATCATCGCCGCCATCGGCAACCATGAGGAAGAGCGCGGCGATCCGGTGAGCCCCATCTCTGCCGCGGTCATCATCGCCGATAAGGCCGACGTGCACCGCTCCCGTGTGCAGAACCCCGATCCCCTGTCCTTCGATATCCACGACCGAGTGAACTATTCCGCCAAGCGCTCCTTCGTGCGCGTGGACGCCGAGAAGCGCACCATCGCCTTCGAAGTGGACATTGACACCTCTCTCTCCCAGGTGATGGAATACTTCGAGATCTTCATGACTCGCATGTTGATCGCCCGGCGGGCGGTGCGATTCCTGGGCTGCAAATTCCAGTTACGGATCAATGACATAGATCTGTTCTCGTAG
- a CDS encoding DUF3786 domain-containing protein has protein sequence MARTRQEAHLLALYKAYQDMQQLDPYLTAYRAACEFVPEEGNRGHFLLRFWGDEYAITFPKVTVRHAASGAEPSVTEQLLMLHYLLTADGTLPADRWISFRELPGGLGYDPAFQGRSAGILVRRFGDDLEGFIAAAVALGGDRLTYGDAAFMFRILPRVPVAVVLHRGDEEFPAAANVLFDASAAHYLPTEDLAVLGGLVATRLKKEAQRR, from the coding sequence ATGGCTCGAACCAGACAAGAAGCCCATCTGCTGGCCCTGTACAAGGCTTACCAGGATATGCAGCAATTGGATCCCTACTTAACGGCGTACCGCGCAGCCTGCGAATTCGTCCCCGAGGAAGGAAACCGCGGCCATTTCCTCCTGCGCTTCTGGGGCGATGAATACGCGATCACTTTCCCAAAGGTGACAGTGCGCCATGCCGCCAGCGGGGCAGAACCTTCGGTCACCGAGCAACTACTGATGCTTCACTACCTACTGACCGCAGATGGCACCCTTCCCGCCGATCGCTGGATTTCCTTCCGCGAATTGCCCGGCGGGCTCGGATACGACCCCGCTTTCCAAGGACGTAGCGCAGGCATCCTGGTCCGCCGCTTCGGCGATGACCTGGAGGGTTTCATCGCCGCAGCAGTGGCTCTGGGTGGGGATCGGCTGACATACGGCGACGCCGCGTTCATGTTCCGCATACTCCCGCGGGTGCCGGTGGCGGTGGTATTGCACCGTGGCGATGAGGAGTTTCCCGCCGCTGCCAATGTTCTCTTCGATGCCTCGGCAGCACACTACCTGCCGACGGAGGATTTGGCGGTGTTGGGCGGACTGGTGGCAACACGGCTGAAAAAGGAAGCGCAACGCCGTTGA
- a CDS encoding YedE-related selenium metabolism membrane protein, producing the protein MSSLDRLFTSRWGPILTGIAVGVLGPVLVRLGNPGNMGICVACFSRDIAGALGLHRASLVQYIRPEIIGFVLGSLVAALLFHEFKPRTGSAPLVRFLLGIFAMIGAMVFLGCPWRTYLRLAGGDWNAIPGILGLIGGIGLGIVFLRMGYSLGRNRPAPRALGWVMPLLMVGLLLLLIAAPQFGRDADGNPTGPIFFSTKGPGSQHAPLLVALGVGLLLGFLAQRSRFCTVGALRDLILMRDTHLLNGILALIATAFVTNLLLGQFRPDFENQPVAHTNALWNFGGMVLAGLAFTLAGGCPGRQLFLSGEGDGDAALFSLGMIVGAGFAHNFNLASSTSGPSPFGPAAVIVGLIICVAIGLTMREP; encoded by the coding sequence ATGTCTTCTCTTGATCGCCTCTTCACGTCCCGCTGGGGACCTATTCTCACGGGCATTGCGGTGGGTGTGCTCGGCCCCGTTTTGGTCAGGCTGGGCAACCCCGGCAACATGGGTATATGCGTCGCTTGTTTCAGCCGCGATATTGCCGGTGCGCTCGGGCTGCACCGCGCCAGCCTGGTGCAATATATCCGGCCGGAGATCATCGGCTTTGTGCTCGGCTCCCTGGTCGCGGCGCTACTTTTCCACGAATTCAAGCCGCGCACCGGCTCCGCGCCCCTGGTGCGATTCCTGCTGGGAATTTTCGCCATGATCGGGGCGATGGTGTTTCTGGGCTGCCCCTGGCGTACCTATCTGCGCCTGGCCGGTGGCGACTGGAATGCCATTCCTGGCATCCTCGGCCTGATAGGCGGTATCGGACTGGGGATCGTTTTCCTGCGCATGGGCTACAGCCTGGGGCGCAATCGCCCTGCTCCTCGGGCTTTGGGCTGGGTGATGCCTCTCCTGATGGTGGGCCTGCTCCTGCTGTTGATTGCGGCCCCCCAGTTCGGGCGTGATGCCGATGGCAACCCCACCGGCCCGATCTTCTTCTCGACGAAAGGCCCGGGCAGCCAACACGCGCCGTTGCTGGTCGCCCTGGGGGTCGGCTTACTCCTCGGCTTCCTGGCCCAACGCAGCCGCTTCTGCACCGTCGGCGCCCTGCGCGACCTCATCCTGATGCGCGACACGCACCTGCTCAACGGCATCCTGGCGCTGATCGCAACCGCTTTCGTCACCAACTTGCTGCTGGGACAGTTCCGGCCAGATTTTGAGAATCAGCCTGTGGCCCACACCAACGCGCTGTGGAACTTCGGAGGGATGGTCCTGGCAGGGTTGGCCTTTACTCTGGCTGGTGGCTGCCCAGGTCGGCAACTTTTCCTGTCTGGTGAAGGCGACGGCGACGCCGCATTGTTCTCACTAGGGATGATCGTGGGGGCGGGATTTGCCCACAACTTCAACCTGGCCAGTTCGACGAGCGGGCCGAGCCCCTTCGGCCCAGCAGCAGTGATCGTCGGTTTGATCATCTGCGTTGCCATCGGGCTGACGATGCGCGAACCGTAG